Part of the Variovorax sp. PAMC 28711 genome is shown below.
GCAGGATCGAAAAGCCCGCCTGGCCGCTGGAGGTCTTGAGCAGGTTGCGTTCGCCCAGCACCTGGAGCGATATCGCGGTGGACGAGAGCGCCAGGCCGAGCGAGGCGACGAGGGCGACGCGCCAGCTGGAACCGGCCATCCAGCCCACGGCGAACAACACGACGGCGCAGCTCAGCACCTGGGCCGTGCCCCAGCCGAAGATAGGGCGCCGCAGGTTCCAGAGACGCTTGGGTTCGAGTTCGAGGCCGACCAGGAAGAGCATCAGCACGACACCGAATTCCGCGAAGTGCAGCACGTCCTGCACGCTCGACACGAGCCCGAGGCCCCAGGGGCCGATGGCGATGCCGGCCACGAGGTAGCCGATGATCGAGCCGAGGCCCATCGCCTTCGACAGCGGCACCACGAGCACGGCGGCCCCCAGGTAGATCAGGCTGCTGGTGAGCCAGGCAGGCGCGTGTTCCATCAGGCGACTGCTTTCGTTTCGGTGGTGGAAGTCGCGCGCAGCGAGGTGTCGGCGAAAACGTGGCGTTCGCTTTCCGAGTCGTCCGCCGGTCGGTCGGTTTCAGGCACGACGCAGGTCGGGCAGTCGCCCATCTCGTCGATTTCCGGCCAGTTCGGATAGCTGCCGAGGCGGTCGGCAAAGGTCTTGACGTGGGCCGTGATCTCGCTGTCGGCGGCGCTGCGCGCGCCGTGAAAGACCAGCGGCGGCAGGAAGCGCATACCGCACAGCGCCGCCGTCTGCTCGTAGGGCGGCAGGAAGGCATCGAAGAAATAGCGGTTGTAGCTTTGCGGGTGGTAGCTCTCTTCCGGGCCACCGGTGGTCGCGACCAGCCACATGTCCTTGCCCTGCAGCGCGGTCCCGCCGGTGCCGTAGGCCCAGCCGTAGCTCAACACCTCGTCGAGCCAGAGCTTTTGCAGGGGCGGCATCGAATACCACTGGATCGGGTGCAGCAGCACCACGAGGTCGGCGCGCGCCAGCTTTTCCTGCTCTGCCTCGATGTCGATCACATAGTCTGGGTAGCTCGCGTAGAGGTCGTTGATTTCGACCTGCGGCACGCCGTGCGCAGCGCGCACCAGCAGGCGGTTGACACGCGAATCCCGCCAGTGCGGATGGGCGGCGATGAGGTAGATGCGTCCCTGGGCGCCTGCGGCTGTTGTGGTACTCATGCCGTGAACATAACGCAGTTCATTGCGCGCTTCATGGCACCGCCGCGGTGCTTGTCATGGCGGCCCACTACGATGCGCACTTGCCCAATGGATGGAGGAGACTGTCATGCCGGTGGTTCTGGTTGCCAACCCCAAAGGTGGCGTCGGGAAATCGACGCTCGCCACGAACGTCGCGGGTTATCTCGCGAGCCGCGGCCATGCCGTGATGCTCGGAGACGTCGACCGCCAGCAGTCGTCCCGCCTCTGG
Proteins encoded:
- the kefF gene encoding glutathione-regulated potassium-efflux system oxidoreductase KefF, with the translated sequence MSTTTAAGAQGRIYLIAAHPHWRDSRVNRLLVRAAHGVPQVEINDLYASYPDYVIDIEAEQEKLARADLVVLLHPIQWYSMPPLQKLWLDEVLSYGWAYGTGGTALQGKDMWLVATTGGPEESYHPQSYNRYFFDAFLPPYEQTAALCGMRFLPPLVFHGARSAADSEITAHVKTFADRLGSYPNWPEIDEMGDCPTCVVPETDRPADDSESERHVFADTSLRATSTTETKAVA